In Flavobacterium sp. 83, the genomic window AAGCTGTTTTTACTTCCTTAACTTCCGTTGCTGGTTTGTTACAAGATACAAATGAAATTGAAATTGAAAGTGCGATAATTACTAATGCTTTTTTACTCATATTTTTAATATTTATTTTTTGGTATAGGTTAATCTTCGATTTCATTTTGTTGTATTTCTAGTTTTATGTATGGTTGACAAAAATATAAAAAAATAGATAGCATTGACATAAAGTTTTAAAAATGCAAAATATTTATGCTATAAGATTTTATTATTATGATTGATAAATGTATAATTTGTTACTATTAAAAACAAGCTTCATATCTTTTATTTAAGCTAATTAATTTTAAAACCTGACAAACACATCAAATTACCTTAAAAAGACTGCTTAAATAAGCTTAAAATAGTTTTTAACTGTTTTTTAGGATGTAAATGTGTGAAGAATACTCAAATTTACTCGTTGCCTCCCAATTAGATTGCAATCCAATAAAAAAGGCTTTAAAAAAATTCATTTTCCCAGTTTTGTATTTTTCGGAAAGTAGACTTACATAAAAAGAGTCAAATTTCATGGGAAGTACTTTTACCAATTTCATTTCTTTTTTTTCGAAAAGCATTTTTATTGCCTTTTTCGAAAAATGCCAAAAATGAATCGGCACATCATATGCTGCCCAAAACTTTCCGTAATATTTAGCATCGAAAGATTTGAAATTTGGAACCGCTATTATTAAAGTTCCGCCTGGTTTTAATAATCGTTTTAATTCTTTTAGTTGCTCGTCAAGATCCGGAACGTGTTCTAGAACATGCCACATCGAAATGATGTCAAAAGAATGACTTTCTAATTCGCTGGTTTCTCCAACAAATGAAACTCCTTTCTGTTTTGCAATCGCTTTAGCTTTATCGCTTGGTTCTACTCCTATAGCATGCCAACCGTTTTCTTTGGCGACTGATAAAAAATCCCCTGTTCCTGCACCAATATCTAAAATGCTGCCTTTACTGGGTTGCAAAGAATTAATTAAATTCAATTTGTTTTTCAGTGCAATACTTTTCACAAAATGATACGCTTTTTCAAACAAAGAACGTTTACTGTCTGTATGGGAAATATAATCCACACTTTCGTAATACTTCCCTAAGTTTTCTAAACTAGGTTGTGGATACGTGATTAACATATCCAATTCTTCGTCATGATATAAATCAAATGTTTCTTGAGAAACGGAATAATCTTTAACGTTTAAAAAATGCTTTTTGTTTGAAATATCCATCAATTAATGCTGCTTTAAATTTTATTTTTAAACTAAACCCTGAAAGTAAACTTTGATACTTTCAGGGTTGAAATTCTTTATTTTGTGATTCTTCAAGTATAGCTAGGCTTCACACCATAGTTTCACGTGGAACAAATTGATTTAAGATTATAGATCTTATCGTCCCATATAAATCAACAACACCGACACATCACTTGGTGAAACACCGCTAATCCTTGATGCTTGAGAAATAGTT contains:
- a CDS encoding bifunctional 2-polyprenyl-6-hydroxyphenol methylase/3-demethylubiquinol 3-O-methyltransferase UbiG; this encodes MDISNKKHFLNVKDYSVSQETFDLYHDEELDMLITYPQPSLENLGKYYESVDYISHTDSKRSLFEKAYHFVKSIALKNKLNLINSLQPSKGSILDIGAGTGDFLSVAKENGWHAIGVEPSDKAKAIAKQKGVSFVGETSELESHSFDIISMWHVLEHVPDLDEQLKELKRLLKPGGTLIIAVPNFKSFDAKYYGKFWAAYDVPIHFWHFSKKAIKMLFEKKEMKLVKVLPMKFDSFYVSLLSEKYKTGKMNFFKAFFIGLQSNWEATSKFEYSSHIYILKNS